In one window of Juglans regia cultivar Chandler chromosome 3, Walnut 2.0, whole genome shotgun sequence DNA:
- the LOC109011945 gene encoding uncharacterized protein LOC109011945 isoform X1: MRIRKRQVPLPLSSLSPVPLSDPLLNRSPVVQLQLHDATHPKASNPLGNLTPQGDRDDHFDKPPSDQPNQLLSPIGGGSSTGLDCSGDAGGTHQGNKKKDFSALLRGEDERRGEREKGNDIRRGGILGAETVTGVLPESSTSHQAPGKWCEGEKAFPPKKRRSTFERRANEDAIMEKDKKMIKTKMKTKMNKKCAQQYDDGEEKETKEAPENTSAKKRGRGGALMEGSRCSRVNGRGWRCCQQTLVGYSLCEHHLGKGRLRSMASVRSRSLAGNNTAPKMDHESEPVLSAPSSSLQENKPKDSVSDNDGDDDGHEDEKKPLMVTKKRMKLGMVKARSISSLLGETNNGNNVMADNHHDHQ, from the exons ATGAGGATCCGTAAAAGGCAGGTTCCCTTgcctctctcgtctctctctccgGTTCCTCTCTCAGATCCCCTCCTCAACCGGTCTCCGGTGGTGCAACTCCAACTCCACGATGCCACGCACCCAAAAGCCTCAAACCCACTTGGAAATCTCACCCCACAAGGCGATAGAGATGACCACTTTGATAAACCGCCGTCCGATCAACCCAATCAACTTCTCTCACCGATCGGAGGAGGAAGCAGTACTGGCCTGGATTGCTCGGGTGATGCTGGTGGGACACACCAGGGGAATAAGAAGAAAGATTTCTCG GCGTTATTGCGAGGGGAAGATGAGAGAAGGGGCGAGCGAGAGAAGGGTAATGATATCAG GAGGGGAGGCATCCTGGGTGCAGAAACTGTTACTGGGGTTCTTCCAGAATCAAGTACTTCCCATCAAG CACCTGGGAAATGGTGTGAAGGAGAGAAAGCATTCCCaccaaagaagagaagaagtaCCTTTGAAAGAAGAGCGAACGAAGACGCGATAATGGAGAAAGACAAGAAGATGATCAAGACTAAGATGAAGACGAAGATGAACAAGAAATGTGCACAACAATACGACGACggagaagagaaggaaacaaAGGAGGCGCCTGAGAATACCAGTGCAAAAAAGAGGGGTAGAGGTGGTGCACTTATGGAGGGATCGAGGTGCAGTCGTGTTAATGGGAGAGGATGGAGATGCTGCCAACAGACCCTCGTGGGCTACTCTCTATGTGAGCATCACTTGGGAAAGGGAAGGCTAAGGAGCATGGCAAGCGTTCGAAGCCGATCCTTGGCTGGGAATAATACTGCTCCGAAAATGGATCATGAGTCGGAGCCAGTACTTTCGGCACCTTCGTCGTCGTTACAGGAAAACAAACCAAAAGATTCTGTGTCAGATAATGATGGAGATGATGACGGTcatgaagatgagaagaaacCATTGATGGTCACGAAGAAAAGGATGAAGCTTGGGATGGTGAAAGCGCGTTCCATAAGCAGCTTGCTCGGCGAAACAAACAACGGGAATAATGTTATGGCTGataatcatcatgatcatcagtag
- the LOC109011945 gene encoding uncharacterized protein LOC109011945 isoform X3 has protein sequence MLVGHTRGIRRKISRRYCEGKMREGASERRVMISGGEASWVQKLLLGFFQNQVLPIKCCWWLFGCNIIAPGKWCEGEKAFPPKKRRSTFERRANEDAIMEKDKKMIKTKMKTKMNKKCAQQYDDGEEKETKEAPENTSAKKRGRGGALMEGSRCSRVNGRGWRCCQQTLVGYSLCEHHLGKGRLRSMASVRSRSLAGNNTAPKMDHESEPVLSAPSSSLQENKPKDSVSDNDGDDDGHEDEKKPLMVTKKRMKLGMVKARSISSLLGETNNGNNVMADNHHDHQ, from the exons ATGCTGGTGGGACACACCAGGGGAATAAGAAGAAAGATTTCTCG GCGTTATTGCGAGGGGAAGATGAGAGAAGGGGCGAGCGAGAGAAGGGTAATGATATCAG GAGGGGAGGCATCCTGGGTGCAGAAACTGTTACTGGGGTTCTTCCAGAATCAAGTACTTCCCATCAAG TGCTGTTGGTGGTTGTTTGGCTGCAATATTATAGCACCTGGGAAATGGTGTGAAGGAGAGAAAGCATTCCCaccaaagaagagaagaagtaCCTTTGAAAGAAGAGCGAACGAAGACGCGATAATGGAGAAAGACAAGAAGATGATCAAGACTAAGATGAAGACGAAGATGAACAAGAAATGTGCACAACAATACGACGACggagaagagaaggaaacaaAGGAGGCGCCTGAGAATACCAGTGCAAAAAAGAGGGGTAGAGGTGGTGCACTTATGGAGGGATCGAGGTGCAGTCGTGTTAATGGGAGAGGATGGAGATGCTGCCAACAGACCCTCGTGGGCTACTCTCTATGTGAGCATCACTTGGGAAAGGGAAGGCTAAGGAGCATGGCAAGCGTTCGAAGCCGATCCTTGGCTGGGAATAATACTGCTCCGAAAATGGATCATGAGTCGGAGCCAGTACTTTCGGCACCTTCGTCGTCGTTACAGGAAAACAAACCAAAAGATTCTGTGTCAGATAATGATGGAGATGATGACGGTcatgaagatgagaagaaacCATTGATGGTCACGAAGAAAAGGATGAAGCTTGGGATGGTGAAAGCGCGTTCCATAAGCAGCTTGCTCGGCGAAACAAACAACGGGAATAATGTTATGGCTGataatcatcatgatcatcagtag
- the LOC109011945 gene encoding uncharacterized protein LOC109011945 isoform X2, whose protein sequence is MPMRCTLAWVCWSQLQYILLHIALFFGGVLFGSSLGCKFYVCGCATPGSGLLLGGEASWVQKLLLGFFQNQVLPIKCCWWLFGCNIIAPGKWCEGEKAFPPKKRRSTFERRANEDAIMEKDKKMIKTKMKTKMNKKCAQQYDDGEEKETKEAPENTSAKKRGRGGALMEGSRCSRVNGRGWRCCQQTLVGYSLCEHHLGKGRLRSMASVRSRSLAGNNTAPKMDHESEPVLSAPSSSLQENKPKDSVSDNDGDDDGHEDEKKPLMVTKKRMKLGMVKARSISSLLGETNNGNNVMADNHHDHQ, encoded by the exons ATGCCCATGCGGTGCACGTTAGCATGGGTTTGCTGGTCCCAGCTACAATACATCTTGCTCCATATTgcacttttttttgggggggtttTGTTTGGTTCTTCCTTGGGCTGTAAATTTTATGTATGTGGTTGTGCAACTCCTGGGTCTGGTTTGCTTTTAGGAGGGGAGGCATCCTGGGTGCAGAAACTGTTACTGGGGTTCTTCCAGAATCAAGTACTTCCCATCAAG TGCTGTTGGTGGTTGTTTGGCTGCAATATTATAGCACCTGGGAAATGGTGTGAAGGAGAGAAAGCATTCCCaccaaagaagagaagaagtaCCTTTGAAAGAAGAGCGAACGAAGACGCGATAATGGAGAAAGACAAGAAGATGATCAAGACTAAGATGAAGACGAAGATGAACAAGAAATGTGCACAACAATACGACGACggagaagagaaggaaacaaAGGAGGCGCCTGAGAATACCAGTGCAAAAAAGAGGGGTAGAGGTGGTGCACTTATGGAGGGATCGAGGTGCAGTCGTGTTAATGGGAGAGGATGGAGATGCTGCCAACAGACCCTCGTGGGCTACTCTCTATGTGAGCATCACTTGGGAAAGGGAAGGCTAAGGAGCATGGCAAGCGTTCGAAGCCGATCCTTGGCTGGGAATAATACTGCTCCGAAAATGGATCATGAGTCGGAGCCAGTACTTTCGGCACCTTCGTCGTCGTTACAGGAAAACAAACCAAAAGATTCTGTGTCAGATAATGATGGAGATGATGACGGTcatgaagatgagaagaaacCATTGATGGTCACGAAGAAAAGGATGAAGCTTGGGATGGTGAAAGCGCGTTCCATAAGCAGCTTGCTCGGCGAAACAAACAACGGGAATAATGTTATGGCTGataatcatcatgatcatcagtag
- the LOC109011944 gene encoding peroxidase A2-like — translation MCSSIASFVVATIFATLMLRESNAQLSATFYANTCPNVSSIVNNVVQNALQSDSRIGASLIRLHFHDCFVNGCDASILLDNSANIQSEKDAAPNTNSIRGFDVVDNIKTALENSCQGVVSCADLLALAAESSVSLSGGPSWSVLLGRRDSLTANQGGANTSIPSPFEGLTNITSKFSAVGLDTNDLVALSGAHTFGRAQCRTFSNRLYNFSGTGNPDPTLSSSYLTTLQQTCPQNGSGTALANLDLTTPDNFDNSYFTNLQNNQGLLQSDQELFSTSGAATVSIVNNFSSNQSAFFQSFAQSMINMGNISPLTGSNGEIRSDCKKVNGS, via the exons atgTGTTCTTCCATTGCTTCCTTTGTAGTGGCAACCATTTTTGCAACACTAATGCTCCGTGAATCAAATGCTCAATTGAGTGCAACCTTTTATGCTAACACGTGCCCAAACGTGTCTAGCATCGTCAATAATGTGGTTCAGAATGCTTTGCAGTCTGATTCCAGGATTGGGGCCAGTCTCATCCGACTCCATTTTCATGACTGCTTTGTTAAT GGATGTGATGCTTCAATCTTGTTAGACAACAGTGCAAACATTCAGAGTGAGAAAGACGCCGCTCCCAATACTAACTCCATCCGGGGCTTTGACGTTGTTGACAACATCAAGACTGCTCTTGAAAATTCTTGCCAGGGTGTTGTTTCCTGTGCTGACCTTCTCGCCCTTGCTGCTGAATCCTCTGTTTCTTTG TCAGGAGGCCCTTCATGGAGTGTATTATTAGGGAGAAGGGACAGTCTAACTGCAAACCAGGGTGGAGCCAATACCTCTATTCCCTCACCTTTCGAAGGCTTGACTAACATTACTTCCAAGTTCTCTGCAGTTGGTCTAGACACTAATGATCTTGTTGCGTTATCCG GCGCTCACACTTTTGGACGTGCTCAGTGTCGGACATTCAGCAACCGGCTATATAATTTCAGCGGCACCGGCAACCCTGACCCAACACTAAGCTCATCATACTTGACTACTCTCCAGCAAACATGTCCACAAAACGGGAGTGGAACTGCTCTTGCCAATCTTGATCTCACAACcccagataattttgataacaGCTATTTCACCAACCTTCAAAACAATCAAGGCCTTCTCCAATCGGACCAAGAGTTATTCTCCACCAGCGGTGCTGCTACAGTCTCCATTGTCAATAACTTTAGCAGCAACCAAAGTGCTTTCTTTCAGAGCTTTGCTCAGTCCATGATAAACATGGGAAATATAAGCCCACTAACGGGAAGCAATGGAGAGATCAGGTCGGATTGCAAGAAGGTTAATGGAAGTTAA
- the LOC109011943 gene encoding uncharacterized protein LOC109011943: protein MSEETSDTMNLDLNLGPIPEPQSGSVPNEPLNLDDWVEDPSGRLREAIRLRARQRWRRWRPVHIPPEAQNISLELNQLMVNSGDRSTLQTGEGSGPAEERINEIPKTCENNNGILENEISEKNVDVEKGSGNDGSFFDCNICLDLARNPVVTCCGHLFCWACLYRWLHVHSDAKECPVCKGEVTIKSVTPIYGRGNNIHETEEDSSLKIPHRPHARRIESLRQTLHRTAFFPVEEMIRRLGGRFDLSRDFIQPPEPDSTRETVDRTSLLSRILTSRARREQNSVAPDVVDLTQSDMSSPEIGENRQVQSLLLRRSQSHRTSLHSALSSAERLVDAFFRNHPVGRNQEQPQPVDDRDSFSSIAAGINSESQVDTAMEIDSMVSLSTSSSRRRNDVSRGSDVDSGDSRAHRRRRLH from the coding sequence ATGAGCGAGGAGACTTCTGATACAATGAATCTTGACTTGAACCTGGGTCCTATCCCCGAGCCTCAATCAGGCTCGGTACCTAATGAACCATTGAATTTGGATGATTGGGTTGAAGATCCTTCTGGTAGGCTTAGGGAAGCTATTAGGCTTAGAGCTCGACAGCGGTGGAGGAGATGGCGGCCGGTTCACATTCCACCTGAAGCTCAGAACATTTCTTTGGAATTGAACCAATTGATGGTCAATTCTGGTGATAGGAGTACATTGCAGACAGGTGAGGGCAGTGGCCCTGCGGAAGAAAGAATTAATGAGATTCCCAAAACATGTGAAAATAACAATGGGATTTTAGAGAATGAGATATCGGAGAAAAATGTCGATGTGGAAAAGGGTAGTGGCAATGATGGGAGCTTTTTTGACTGCAATATATGTTTGGACTTGGCTAGGAACCCTGTTGTGACTTGTTGTGGCCATTTATTTTGTTGGGCATGTCTATACCGATGGTTGCATGTCCATTCAGATGCAAAGGAATGCCCAGTGTGTAAGGGAGAGGTGACAATCAAAAGTGTGACCCCAATCTATGGTCGCGGGAACAATATTCATGAGACGGAGGAGGATTCCAGTCTAAAGATTCCTCATAGGCCTCATGCACGACGGATTGAGAGCTTGAGGCAAACCCTTCATAGAACTGCATTTTTCCCTGTGGAGGAGATGATCCGTCGCCTTGGAGGTAGGTTTGATTTGTCCCGGGACTTTATTCAGCCACCAGAGCCTGACAGCACCCGCGAAACAGTAGATAGAACTTCCTTGTTGAGTCGGATTTTGACATCTCGGGCTCGCAGAGAGCAAAATTCAGTGGCTCCTGACGTAGTGGATTTAACACAGAGCGACATGAGTAGCCCTGAGATTGGAGAAAACCGCCAGGTGCAGTCCCTTTTACTCCGAAGGTCACAATCTCATAGAACATCACTTCATTCTGCATTGAGTTCTGCTGAAAGGTTAGTTGATGCATTTTTCCGTAACCATCCTGTTGGTAGAAATCAAGAGCAGCCCCAACCAGTTGATGATAGAGATTCTTTCTCAAGCATTGCTGCTGGTATAAATTCAGAAAGTCAGGTGGACACTGCTATGGAAATTGATTCCATGGTGTCCCTTTCAACATCATCTTCCCgaagaagaaatgatgtttCAAGGGGTTCGGATGTGGATAGTGGAGATTCTCGTGCCCATAGAAGAAGACGGCTGCATTGA